CTTGTGGGAATAATCTGTGCAGCTCTAGCAGTAACAACAGCATGCGGGAACAGTGACAACAAAAATAAGGGAGGTAAGGAAAAGCCAAAATCCAAAGACGGAAAGACCATTGTGACGCTTAGTACTTATATGACGAGTGATCATTATCTTGAGGCGGTGAAACAGAAATTCGAGCAGAAGTACCCTGATATCGATCTACAAATTCAATTCAGTAGCAGCGGCGATGAAGAGATGGATGAAGCGAGAATGGAGAAAAATCTGAAATTAACGAATACCGCCATCTTATCTGGCAAAGGCGCAGATATTATTGAAATGAGCTATCTACCTGTCAGTCAATACATAAATAAGAAGCTCCTTCTCAATATGAGCGACGCCTTGGAGAGCGATCAGACGTTGAACAAAGACGATCTGAATATGAATATACTAAACGGAATGAAGATCAATGGCGGTTTGTATACGGTACCTACTTCGTTCTATGTCGGTACATTTATGAGTGACGGCGACATCCTGGATAAGATGGTCGAAGTGGATGAGGATGATTGGACTTGGGAGCAGCTCGAGGATATATCCTGGCGGTATATGCAAAAAGAGGGTACTAAAAATGGGCGCTCTGCTTTGGCTAACTATGCCCCTGAGGAATTTCTACGGCTTGTCGTTAAAAATAACAGTGCTGATTACATCGACCAGGATAGCTTGAAGGCCCATTTTGATTCCCCTGAATTCATCGATCAGATGAATCAAGTCAAGAGAATGTATGATGAAAAGATTATAACTGCTAACGAGGCCAAACCAAGCACTCAGGTGTTCATAAATTACTATTTGTACCGCCCGTTAGATTTCTTTGAATTTGGTTTCCGGTTTTATGAAAATCCTAGATTGTTGCCTACTCCCCATTCGTCAAGTGAAGCGGGCGGCACGTCGTTCCTCGTACCGAGTCAATTCGGAATTCAAGCTAACTCGCCAGTGAAAGACGAAGCATGGAAATTCATCGCCTTTCTAATGTCGGAGGAAGCGCAGTCATTAGAAGAAAGAGACGGCTTCTCGCTCTTGAAATCTGTAAATGATAAGCTGCTTGACAGCACGAAGGAGCTTGTAATGAGCGACAAATTCAAGGCCGAGAATACGGGGGAAATTGAGGAAAGGCATTTTAATCAGCTCAAGCAGCTTCTTGCATCAGCGAATCGCCTTGCAACGGTGGACAATCGATTATTAGCTATTATTGAAGAGGAATCCAAGTCATTCTTTAGCGGTCAGAAATCAGTGGAAGAAGTCGCTAAGCTGATTCAGAATCGTACGACCACCTACTTGAATGAGTAGTGTAATTATTTTTGAAGTTACTTCATAAACCTTCTTTAGAACGAATCAAGGAGGTCATCTGTTGGACCAATCGGCACTTTTCGAGCATCGCTTCTGGCTGCAAATTTTAGGTGATCACTCAAGATTTATTTTCAACACACTGTCACCAAAAGAAACGGCAGATATACAAACTGCACAGCACTTTATTCAAGCCTTCGACCAACTTCTCCATCAAGCGCGTGATATAGAGTCGGATGTTCAGCTTGGAACGGTAAATAAGCAAGCTTATAGTCTGACCGTTAACCTGCGACAATTCAAGCTGAACATTCTGGAACGTCAACTCGTCAAGCAAATTGCGATTGCACTAACGCCAACCTTCTTAAATCATATGGTGAATGAGCTTGAGGAGTACTTGCGTATTCTCAACAGCTTGCTTGAAGGGAATCCGGTCCCGCAATTCGATGCGCTGCACCATGATTTTGTGTGGCTATCTGACGCAGTCGGTCATGCTGCAGCCATATCCAGTGATTTGGATTTTGTCGAGAAGCGGTTGATTGAGAGAAGTCAGGCCTTTGAGAAGCATTTTCAACAGTTTTATTTGAAAAGCATTGAAATGGCAGGTTACATGAGGACAGAACTTCGGGATTTCCCGGCTTTCCGGAAATTTCATACGGATGTTGATATGGAGATGAATTTGTTCAGGGCCTTTTTGAAAGAACTGGAGGACTTGGAGCTATCGGCTGAAGTATTGGATCGCATTTCACCGCTTATGCCAGATCATATGATGAGGGAAGAGTGTTATTACTTAATGAAGCTGGCTCAATTGGGCTTGGTGCAAGATCCGGAATGTACGCCGGATAAACCGAGAATAGAAGAGAAGATCTAGCATGCCGCTGCAAAGCGGCTTTTTCATTTATTGACAGGATTATCAAGTACAGCACCATTGGAACAAGCGAGCGATGCTTACCGCATTTTCAATGATCACGAAGAGGATTGCATCAAGGTTGGTATTGAAGCCATAAATTTTAAGTCTTAATTGTGTAAGGAGCTCGGCAATATATTGATTAGGATGAAGAATTCCATTAATATTAATGTAGATGATACAAAATTAAAATATTATTGGACGGACTAAGCTGAACATCTTCAAGAGATTGTGTTCATGTCGTAAGATATGGAAATTATCCTTGAGGGTGTTTTTTCATTTGATAGATGATAATTACCGATCAAACGACAATCGAATCTATCATGAACCATTTATCCGGCTTCAAGCTGCGTAAGGGAATTGTTGATCGATTGATTAGTATTATTGATCCTTCCGACACCCTCCGTGATCAGTACTTGGGGGCGACGAGCTACGAGACTCGAGAAAGGCGGTAAGACCTATACCGTCAACCTATTAATGTACCGATAAAGTATATAGAATAACTAGTAGAGAATGTAGTATAATTTGCTAACCTGAGGTGGCGATCATATGACAAACAATCTCCTTGCTGAGATCCGTCGGCGTTGTATTGAGAATGGCATGCAGCCAACAGATGTCCCTTCTCCATTAACAAAGGTGACTGAAGAACATTTACAGCAGCAACAGAGGCTTTATGCCGACATCCTAGAGGTTACGGAGATTTTTGGAGAGAACACAATTAAGCTATTGAATGGTCAGATGGTACTATTTCTCGTTACGGATGACAAAGGTCTCGTTATTGATTCCTTCGGGGATCAGATCATGAAAGAAAATCTATCGCAGTTAAACATTAAAGAAGGTAGTTTGTTAATTGAGCGAG
The window above is part of the Paenibacillus lutimineralis genome. Proteins encoded here:
- a CDS encoding ABC transporter substrate-binding protein translates to MKKQLLVGIICAALAVTTACGNSDNKNKGGKEKPKSKDGKTIVTLSTYMTSDHYLEAVKQKFEQKYPDIDLQIQFSSSGDEEMDEARMEKNLKLTNTAILSGKGADIIEMSYLPVSQYINKKLLLNMSDALESDQTLNKDDLNMNILNGMKINGGLYTVPTSFYVGTFMSDGDILDKMVEVDEDDWTWEQLEDISWRYMQKEGTKNGRSALANYAPEEFLRLVVKNNSADYIDQDSLKAHFDSPEFIDQMNQVKRMYDEKIITANEAKPSTQVFINYYLYRPLDFFEFGFRFYENPRLLPTPHSSSEAGGTSFLVPSQFGIQANSPVKDEAWKFIAFLMSEEAQSLEERDGFSLLKSVNDKLLDSTKELVMSDKFKAENTGEIEERHFNQLKQLLASANRLATVDNRLLAIIEEESKSFFSGQKSVEEVAKLIQNRTTTYLNE
- a CDS encoding DUF2935 domain-containing protein translates to MDQSALFEHRFWLQILGDHSRFIFNTLSPKETADIQTAQHFIQAFDQLLHQARDIESDVQLGTVNKQAYSLTVNLRQFKLNILERQLVKQIAIALTPTFLNHMVNELEEYLRILNSLLEGNPVPQFDALHHDFVWLSDAVGHAAAISSDLDFVEKRLIERSQAFEKHFQQFYLKSIEMAGYMRTELRDFPAFRKFHTDVDMEMNLFRAFLKELEDLELSAEVLDRISPLMPDHMMREECYYLMKLAQLGLVQDPECTPDKPRIEEKI